The sequence below is a genomic window from Oscillospiraceae bacterium.
ACACGGTTGTACAACCCTGTGTGTGAAGTTTTACCATCTGAGGGCTGATCGGTAATTTTTCGCATATCATCCGGATTCGCTTTTCAAAGACTTGGTTACGGGCATCCGACATGCGTTTGAAATATCCCTCCAGCCGATCGGGAAAATCGGGCAGGTAGCATAAAAGATGTACGTCTTTGCCTGTCTCGCTGTCGCTGGCCGTCAATTCAACACCCGGTATGACTTCGATACCGAGCCGTTTTCCGACCACAACCGCACGGGAGACCCCGCCCATCGTATCGCAATCGGTGATCGCGAGATATTTCATTTTCAACCGCGCTGCCACCATTAAAAGTTCCGCGATCCCCATGGAACCGTCGGAAATTTTGGTATGGCAGTGTAAGTCCGCACGCATAGGTTTGCCATCCTTCCGCAGAACGATTTAAACATAAATTCGCGCTGCTTTTCTTTAGAGCATAAATATCCATTTTATGAATTGCACAGATATCACCAGTATGAAATCTATCAAGTGACAGGTTCATTATACTACGTTTTCTGTATAAAATCAAGTTAGCCCTTTTGACAATGCGTAGTTTTGAAGTTAATTCCCTCCGCAGCTGTGTATGGCATGAGCAGGGTTCAGTTCCAACCCGTTCTCCGTTTTTAAAAAACCCACGGCAGCCGCGGCTTTCACAGCTTTATCGGAAGTAACGGAAAAACGCATCTTTGAAACGCCCGCATCGGCAAAAAACACGGCGGCGGTCTTGATCAGGCCGTCACCGATCTCGAACTGTTCAAATTCCAATTGCGTGATCACGGGAACCGGCCCTGCCTTGACGGCTATTTGCCCGATCATACCATCCGCGTCCTCAGCGATCCAGTAAAACTGCCCGTCTTCCTTTTCTATATGCTTGATATATATCATGATGTATTTTTTAATCCTTTCAAGATAAGGTGCGATTTTTATCGATCTTTTAATGTCGCAATCTCCGCAGCGGTTAGTTCACGGTATTTTCCAACCGGCAGACCGCCTAATTTTACACCGCCCTCGGCAATTCTTTTCAAGCGGAGAATTTCCAGTTTCAAGGCTTCGCAAATACGGCGGATATGCTTGTTCTTGCCCTCGGTGAGCGCAACTTCGATCACGGTACGATCTTCTTTTTCTTCGATGATATCAATGCGCTTTACAGTCAGGTGTTCTCCCTCGCTGTCCACGCCTTCCAAAAAGGCCAGCTCGGTTTCCGGTTTAATTTTGCCTTTTAAAGTAACGCGATAGGTTTTTCCGACTTCATAAGACGGATGCGAAACTTTTTGCGCGAAAGCGCCGTCGTTTGTCAGCAGCAAAAGTCCCTCCGATTCGCGGTCAAGCCGACCGACCGGATATAGCCGAGCACCAATCTCAGCTACCAGATCGGTGACGCATTTGCGCCCGAGCTCGTCCTTCGCAGTCGTGACATAACCGCGCGGTTTGTTGAGCATTATGTAAATTTTTCGTTCGGAAGTCGGTCCGATGCGCGTGCCGTCAAGGGTCAGAACATCTTTAGGAACAGCTCTTTCTCCGAGCACAGCGGCCCTGCCGTTGCGCTTGACTCTGCCCTCTTCGATCAATCTTTCGGCGGCGCGGCGGGAGCAAATCCCCCACTCCGACATCAATTTTTGAATGCGTTCTCCGTCTTCAGGCATATTTGCGTCCTTTCACAAATTGAGTGTTAACCTTTTCCGCCGAACAGGCGTTCAAAAAATCCAGGCTTTTTTGTCTGCGGTTCAATACAGTCGCTTAAAGCAATCAGTGAGACTTTGCCGACCACATAGTCGTTGTAAATGTATTCGATGTTCCCGAGGGTATCTCCTGCGTGGATCGGGGCATAAACAAAGCTCGGGAGATTTACTTTTGTGATAATGGCGCTCTGATCCCCTTTTAGACAGGCAACACCGGCGCTACCGGAGGGAATTACCGAGATTTTGTCAGCCGTACCCGCAACAGGAATATCATATTCGATGTGTGCTGGCGTAAACGAAAGCATCTCGACCGAAGAAAAACCCATGTCCAGTAACGCGGTATGATCCGCCCAGTCACCGGGCGCATTCAAGGTCACGCAGATGATCGTGATGCCGTTTCGCTCGGCTGCCGAGACCAAACAACGACCCGATTTTTTAGTGAAACCGGTCTTGACGCCGACGGCGCCGTCATAACTGCGCAGCATTCGGTTATTGTTCATCAGAAGACGCCGATATGGCGGATTTCCATAGGTTGCTTCATTGGATTTTGAGGAGCAGATCGCCTTGAAATCCGGATTTTTCAGTGCTTCCGCCGCGAGCAATGCCATATCGTAGGCTGTGGAATAATGTTCTTTCGCATCGAGTCCGCTCGGTGTTACAAATGAAGTATTTTTCATACCGATCTCTGCGGCGGTCTTGTTCATCAGCTCAACAAACTCCTTGACAGAGCCGCTGATGCGGACAGCGGCAGCGTTCGCCGCGTCGTTGCCCGAAACCGTCAGCATGCCGACCGCAAGCGTCCTTAACGATGCCTGATCTCCGATCCGAAGTCCCATCGAGGAACCCTCGACTGTAATGGCTGTGGTATCGACTATGAAATACTCATCGAGATTTTGCTGACGAAGCGTCAGCAATGCTGTCATAATCTTGGTTGTGCTGGCCATCGGCAGTATTTTATCAGTATTTTTGCTCCAGATGATTTTGCGGCTTGCTGCCTCGATGACTACAGCTGCCTGTGCGCTGATATCGCCCTGTGAGACGGTCAGTAATTTCGAAGCAGGTGTCAGGAAATTGACACTCGCAACAGCTGCGCTTGTATCCGGATCGAGAACCAACAGAGAACAGACAAATGCTGTTGCAAGAAAGACGGCGAACACGGTGAGTTTTCTCCTCATGAAAATTCGGCACTCCTCTCAGGTCGGCATACGGACAAACGGCCTTTTTGCCGCAGTCCCCCATTTAAGGGACATCTTTTGAATTTTATGCCGCCTGCTCGCCGTTATTCGTTTTCGGCCGTTGTGCCGCCTTTTTCTTCTTTCTTATCTTTGGCTTTCTTACTGAAAAGAGAGACGATTTTGTCGAACATTTCAGGTACCAAAGCTGCGACTCTGTCCACCGGTTCGCCGGCTGTGCCGATCGGAATCAACCGAACGCCCTCAGAAGAGACGACTAAGAAAGCGATCGGATTGATCGTGACACCGGCACCGCCGCCGCCTCCGAAATTGGTTTTGGGAGCGGTTTTTCCGTCAAAATCGGAGCCGCCGGACGCAAATCCGAACGAGACCTTTGATACCGGAATAATCATTGTGCCGTCCGGAGCCATGACAGGCGTTCCGACGATCGTGTTGACGTCCACCATCTGTTTGATGTTCTCCATTGTGGTCTGCATGATTGAAGACAGAGGATGCATTTCCATAATTTGTGACCTTCCTTTCACCGTATATGTTTGAACCGGTTTTAACATTTTATTCCGCTTTGATAGACTTTTTTGCGTTGTCGTATTCTTCTTTTGCTTTTTCCGGTGAGAAAATCGTTTTCATCGGGTGCTTCGGGTGCACGAGGATTTTGAATATCGCCGATCTCACAACCACCAGGATCCAAAAAACCCGAATTTTAAATTTCAAATTCGCTTCGACGTTCGTTTTTTTGCCCTGATAATCCCATATAACCGAAAAATCGCTTTCATAACGGCCGAACATTTCACTGAGCGCCGTTTCGATTACCGAGAGCCCGGCACAGCAGGCTCCGTATAAAATTGCGGTTTTCGCGGCGTCTTCCGCCGCCGCGACGATGTGGATTTTACAGGGTTTCAGCCGCACTTTTTTTATTGCCGAACCGATCAGATTCATAATCGTCCTTAGCTGTTCGGTAAACTCATCGAAATCGGGTTTTTCCTCCAGCTCGTGTTTTGCTTTTTCAATCTTCTTTTTCTTTTTTTTCGGTTTTTCTTCCTGCGGAAAAATAGTTTTAAATGCCTTCCAAATCCCTGCTTTTATGACGAATCCCTTGTCGTATGAGACATCAATGCAGATGTCGGACAGCAGAATTCCGATGATAATCACCGTGAGACCGCCGAATACATACAGCGCCCACATCTCAGACGCCCTCCGTAGTTCCGCCGGCCATTAACCCTCCGATCGGAAGCGGTTCCTGACCGGAATCCTCGGCGCTGTCCGCGGCGTTTTGGCCGGCTTCGAGCTCGATTTCAGCCAGGTCGGGCAGCTTTTCAAGAGTATCGATTCCGAAACAACGCAAAAAATTATCCGTCGTTCCGTATAATAGCGGCCTGCCCGGCAATTCCAGCCGCCCTTTTTCCTCAATCAAACCCTTCATCACAAGATTCGAAATGATGCCGCTGCAGTCGACGCCGCGAGTCTGTTCGATATATGCTTTGGTGACCGGTTGGCGGTAGGCGATGATGGCGAGTACTTCAAAAGACGCAGGTGAAAGCGGGATATCCCGGCGTATCTCCATGGACTTTCGGACAACTTCGGCGAGTTCGGATTTTGTGACAAGCTGGAAGCGGTCGTCGGCATTCCAAAGCGCCAAACCGCTTTCGCGCGAAAGTCGCTCTTCAAGCGCAAGCGTTACTTTTTTAAAAGTGAACTCATCAATATCGAGCGCCTGTACAAGCCGCTGTGCTTCTACC
It includes:
- a CDS encoding pseudouridine synthase, which gives rise to MPEDGERIQKLMSEWGICSRRAAERLIEEGRVKRNGRAAVLGERAVPKDVLTLDGTRIGPTSERKIYIMLNKPRGYVTTAKDELGRKCVTDLVAEIGARLYPVGRLDRESEGLLLLTNDGAFAQKVSHPSYEVGKTYRVTLKGKIKPETELAFLEGVDSEGEHLTVKRIDIIEEKEDRTVIEVALTEGKNKHIRRICEALKLEILRLKRIAEGGVKLGGLPVGKYRELTAAEIATLKDR
- a CDS encoding D-alanyl-D-alanine carboxypeptidase family protein, with protein sequence MRRKLTVFAVFLATAFVCSLLVLDPDTSAAVASVNFLTPASKLLTVSQGDISAQAAVVIEAASRKIIWSKNTDKILPMASTTKIMTALLTLRQQNLDEYFIVDTTAITVEGSSMGLRIGDQASLRTLAVGMLTVSGNDAANAAAVRISGSVKEFVELMNKTAAEIGMKNTSFVTPSGLDAKEHYSTAYDMALLAAEALKNPDFKAICSSKSNEATYGNPPYRRLLMNNNRMLRSYDGAVGVKTGFTKKSGRCLVSAAERNGITIICVTLNAPGDWADHTALLDMGFSSVEMLSFTPAHIEYDIPVAGTADKISVIPSGSAGVACLKGDQSAIITKVNLPSFVYAPIHAGDTLGNIEYIYNDYVVGKVSLIALSDCIEPQTKKPGFFERLFGGKG
- the ytfJ gene encoding GerW family sporulation protein, yielding MEMHPLSSIMQTTMENIKQMVDVNTIVGTPVMAPDGTMIIPVSKVSFGFASGGSDFDGKTAPKTNFGGGGGAGVTINPIAFLVVSSEGVRLIPIGTAGEPVDRVAALVPEMFDKIVSLFSKKAKDKKEEKGGTTAENE
- the scpB gene encoding SMC-Scp complex subunit ScpB, which codes for MAIEAEAIEKNDLKRLENALEAILFTSGEPVEAQRLVQALDIDEFTFKKVTLALEERLSRESGLALWNADDRFQLVTKSELAEVVRKSMEIRRDIPLSPASFEVLAIIAYRQPVTKAYIEQTRGVDCSGIISNLVMKGLIEEKGRLELPGRPLLYGTTDNFLRCFGIDTLEKLPDLAEIELEAGQNAADSAEDSGQEPLPIGGLMAGGTTEGV